From the Oceanobacillus kimchii X50 genome, the window CAGGTCTCTTTCTATTAAATACATTATCAACTCATAATCGGATAATAGGTTATGAGTTGTAAAGGCTGCAATAGGAAAACTGACTTTTCCTCAATTCAAGTGGATGAACTTGTAAAAGAACAGCTTGCTTTGGAAGAGGATTTAGTTGATGACGCAATATTTGAACATAGACTAGACAAGTGTAATCAATGTACAGCCTTGCTCAATCAAACCACTTGCAGTTATTGTGGTTGCTTTGTAAAGTTTAGAGCGCGATTAGCTTATAAAACATGTCCCTATCCATCTGGAGGAAAGTGGGATATCTGATGTTAGGTTTGGGAGGAATAGAGATGGAAAAACCTCTTATAATTGCGATATCTTCTGTTTCAGGCCAAAACGTATTTAGTTAACAGAACAGTATCAATTATTGACATAGGAAAGAAGTTATCTAAATTTATTTGATAGCTTCTTTTTGTGTATTATAACTCATGAGTAAAAATAAGAATTCGTTCTATTAGCTTATTTTTTCCATTTTATGTAAGGAAATCTGACAAACTCCTAGATATCTATTTGGATAAAGATATGATTTTAGTAGAATCATTCTTTCAAAATAGATTTACAGGAGGCGGAAACCATGAGAATTAAAGCAATGATGAACAACACTGTAGCGATCTTTGTACTTTCATTTACACTACTGATAGGAGTTGCCTTTACTCCTACTGTTTTCGCAGAAGAACAATTCAGCCTTGAAGAGATTACTGTTAAGGAGTTAAAGCAGGGCTATCAAGATGGTGATTTTACAGTAGAAGAAGTAGTAGCGGCATATCTAGAAAAAATTGAACAATATGAGAATACGTACAATGCATTCACATTTATGAATGAAGATGCATTAGAACAAGCAAAAGAAATGGACCAACGAATACAGAGCGGGGAAGCTGAAGGCGAACTTGCAGGGGTACCAATTGTAATAAAAGAAGCAGTAGATGTAGCTGGTTTTCCTTCCACTTTTGGATGGGAAGGTTTTAGTAAAGCGAATGGGGGCGTTGAAATTATGCCGGAGGTGGACGCACCTATTGTACAGGAGTTAAAAGAAGCTGGAGCTATTATTTTAGGTAAGACAAATATTCCTGCATTTAGTGCTTCTGGAACAAATGCTAGTTCAAGTTGGGCAGGAGATACTTATAACGCTGTTAATCCTAAATTTGCACCGGGTGGAAGTAGTTCGGGTACAGCAACAGCGATTTCTGGTAACTTCGCAGTTCTAGGTATTGCTGAAGAAACTGGTGGATCGATTCAAAATCCAGCAGCCGCTCAAGGTATTGTAGGGGTGAAACCGACGTTTGGTTTGGTTACTAGTGCTGGTACAACACCTTTAGCAGCTAATACTAGGGATGTATTAGGTCCACATGCTAGAACAGTGGAAGATGCTGCAGCGATGTTGGATGTGATTGCTGGGCAAAATGACCAGGATGAAAATACAGAGCAAGCGGTTATTCCAGAAGAGGGTTACTCAAGCAGTCTTGATGCTTCAAGTTTAGAAGGAAAGCGTCTAGGAGTTTATGGTGACGGTTGGCGTGATGAAGAACTTTCTAAAGAGACTCAAGAGATGTATGATCGTGAAATCAAAGAGTTAGAAGCACAAGGAGCAGAGATTGTCGAAGACCCATTTGCTAATTCGGGATTTAAGGAGTTTGTGGAAGAGTCAGGAAATATCGGATACGATGCACTAGTAAGTGATATGCAAAGCTATTTGGATCGTATGGACCTAGACGGGAATATGCCCACAATATCAGAAATATTTAATCAAGTAGAAGAAGTCCCTTGGGCGGAAGGTGGCCCTCTGAATCACTTTAAAGAAGAGCGCGGAATTAATTTTGAAGAGGATTTAAAAGACCCTTACGAAGTACCAGACCAAAATGAATTTGAAGAGGTTAGAAATAAGTATATCGAAATAATAGATCAAGTTATGGAGGAAAACGATTTGGACGGTTTCGTTTATCCTCAAATGTCACAAGAAACACCTCTTTTGCATGATGAAGAGGGAAGCATTGAAGCAACAACAGTATCAGAAATTAACATAAGTGGGTTACCACTTGTGACAGTTCCTGCAGGTTACTATGAAAGTGGATCACCATTTGCATTAGCATTCTTCGGTAAACAATGGAGTGAAGCAGAATTATTAGCTATGGCGTATGATTATGAGCAAGCTACGCAACACCGTGAAGCACCTGCACTACAAGAAGGTGAAGAACTGCCTCAAACTGCTACAAATAACTTAAATTATGTTATGTTCGGAGCAATGATTATCGTAGTGGGTGTTATATTACTCACAAGCAAAAGAATAGCTATAAGAAGAGCGAACTAAGTAGCTGTTACTAAGACTAGGGATGAGAGAAGAGATTAATTTATAGATAAAGTGAACTTGATTCAGGAAGAATCCTGTGCGCAATATGTGGAGTAGGCTTTTGAAAAGTGTAACAAAAATATACCCCACTCATCACTAGGAAAGTTGGCGAGACCCTATGCAATTATAGAAGGGGTTGGCCCAATCGAATTTTAAGAGAGATTATGTCTAGCGGTTGTCATACCTGTTTCAAATGGATTAAAACCGTATAGCAAATCCTAAGTTATTAGGATAGCTATACGGTTTCCCGTCTTTAATGGGGCATCACCACGGAATAAAGTTTCATTTTATCTTTTCTTTTTATGCTGCATGCTGATTTTCTTCCACTTCTTTTTTTCTTCAGAAGCTAATTTTGCATTTTGTTTTCGTTCGATATAAGCTAACTCACGTTGTAACTTAAGATAACTATTCCAACGCCCTTCATCAAGATCACCCGTTTGCAAAGCTTCTTTAACTGCGCAGCTTGGCTCCGTATCATGTTTGCAGTCTGTAAATCTACATTCAGCTATCAAATTATTAATATCTGAGAAAGTATGGCTTAATGTATCGCCATCTTCTGTCCATAATTGTAATTCTCGCATTCCGGGAGTATCAATAATTACCCCGCCAGTTGGTAAGATAAATAATTCTCGATGTGTAGTGGTATGCCTACCGCGTTTATCATCTTCTCTAACAGATCCCGTCTTTAGAACTTTTTCCGTCAAAAGTGCATTAATAAGTGTAGATTTCCCAGCGCCTGAACTTCCAATTAAGACGACAGAATCATCCTCGTGAATATTGGCCAAAATGTTTTCCTTGCCTTCTTCAGTAGTCGCATTCCATTTGAATATTGGAATACCAAAAGCAATACTGTCAGCATGTTCAATGTTTGTATCAATATCGCTGGCGAGGTCTACTTTCGAAAATATAATACATGGTGAGGCTCCGCTCTCCCAAACAGCAGTTAAATAACGTTCTAATTTCCGTTCATTTAATTTTTCATCCGCACTAATGACAATAAATACTTTTGTAACATTACTAGCAACGATTTGTGCGTCTGTCTTCAAGCCAGCAACCTTTCGTACAATACTACTAAATCTAGGTAGCACTTTATCAATAATTACGATATCATTAGAGTCTTTTTCTTGTAAGGTCACCCAATCTCCAACTGCTGGATAATCTTCTCTAGAGATAGCTTCATGTCGCAATTTTCCTTTTATTACTGCGGGTTTGGAACCATTTATCGTCTGTAAGATGTATCGTTCTTTTTGTTCCGTTACTACACGAGCTAATAGATCCATTTGTCCGTTATAATTGATTTCTTCTCGATATGCATATTTTTGTTGAAATTCGTTCAAGTTCATTTCCTCCTAGTGTTTTGTTGACATAAAAAAATTCGGATAGGCACTCGCCAACCGAATAAGACAAAACACTAGAATAAACATGTATAAACAATTACATGTTAATGGGCGTCCGGCGTATAGGTAGGCAAGTGCATAAGAAAAATACGATAATTTACATTTATCATTTTCATCACACATCACCTTCCTCCACATTATTTTCATTCATCATACAACAATTTCGGAATAATGTAAAGAAAATATAGAAAAATTAGGCGATTATACTGATTTTTCATGGTAAAGTAAAAGAACGAGAATAAATTAAAGGATGATTCTAATGGAATATGTTTTACTAGAACCTTTAAAGTTAGAGGATGCATATGAACTTCTTTCATTTGAAAAAGAAAATAAAGATTATTTTGAGAGGTTTGTCCCTTCAAGAGGAGAGGACTTTTATGACCATTATAGCTTTATGCACCGTATGGAAAATTTAATTAAAGAGCAAAAGGCTGGAATTGGAATTTACTTCTTAATTAAGAATAACCATGGAAATATTTTAGGGCGTATCAATGTTGCTGAATTCGATAGAGAAAGTGGGCATGGAATTCTGGGTTATCGAATTGGGAAACTATACATAAAACAGGGAATTGCTAGTAAAGCTCTACAAATGTTATTAGATAATGCTGATACTTTAGCAATCCATAGTTTAAGCGCTCAAACTACGATAGAAAATAAAGGATCGCAAAAGGTATTACTGCGAAATGGTTTTGTAGAGGATACATCTGTGGCGAAGTATAAAGTATCGTTTAATAATTCAACTGACGATTTAATTACTTATAGGTGGGTGCGGTAGTGTTAAGTGAACAGGATTTTAAAACTAAATTAAAACAATTGTATGATGAAGAAAAAATTAGATTAAAAGATAATGATTTAGAATATGTATTAATCCATATGCTACGTTATATCGGTAGTACGGACAGTGAACTGCGGGATAATCTTATTTAGTTATTAAGGGATGATTGCTTAAACAATTATGGTTGAAAATCCTTATATAGATGATGAAGAAGTAAGACTTTCTTATATACTTCCAATATTATTAAAAAAAGAATCAGGAGAGAATATCATTTTAAATTGGCTCGATGGGATCAACAAAAAGTAGAAATGTTGATAGCTGGAAATAAACAAAGTAATAGGTCTTATCGACTTAAGTGGAATGTTATCAATTTTTATAAAGTAGCATATTTCTTTTTGAATCAAAAAAATTTATCCGTAAATATACAGGAGAAACTGTTGGATTACATACATGAATGGTATGTGAAGGCCTACAGTTAATGGAGGAAAAGATTTGTTAAAGTTCTTTGAGTATAATTGGCAAGTTCGTGACGAGTGGCTTAATTGGTGTGAAACTCTACCTGAAGATGAGTTGTTTAAAAGAAGAGTCGGTGGAGTAAATAGTATTCATTATACGTTATTTCATATTATTGAAGTGGAGTATAGTTGGCTCAGAGCCATTCAAGAGAAGCAAGATGTTCCGATAAACTATAAAGACTATTCATCTATTGCGTCATTACAATCCTTATCAAAAGAATGTCGGCTTGAAATAGCTAGTTTCTTCGTCGACAATCCTACTTTTGATAGTAACAAACAAGTTCAGCCAGAATGGGAAAAAACAAGCCTATCCATACAAGATATCTTATACCATATCATTGTTCATGAAATTCATCACATTGGTCAATTATCTATCTGGGCGCGGGAAATAGGACTAGAACCTGTCTCTGCTAATTTTGTTGACAGGGATATGATTCAAGTATCACATTATTTGGAATAGAGGGAAGTGAACAAGTTTGATAAAAGCGGTCCTATTTGATTTGGATAACACATTATTAGACCGAGATGAATCCATTATCCGATTTATCGAGAGCCAATATAGTCGTATGAAATATATATTTATTGATATTAGTCAGTATTATTATGTCAATCGTTTTATCGAATTGGATAAACAAGGATATGAGCCCAAAGAGAAGGTATATAATGTGCTAACTCAGGAACTTTCCTTACCTGTTTTTGCTAGAGATTTACTTTATGAAGACTACATGAATCATTTTCATCAATATTGCGTACCATTTTCCCATATAATTGATACATTGAGTAATTTGAAACAATCTGGATATCAATTAGGGATTATAACTAACGGGTTGACGGATTTTCAGTCGGCAAGCATTAAAGCTTTACGAATAGAACGATTTTTTGACCTAATCCTTATATCTGAAAAAGAGAAAATAAAGAAACCAAACGCTAAGATATTTCAACGTGCTTTGAATCGGTTACAACTATCACCGGAAGAGGCAATATTTATAGGTGATCATTATGAAAATGATGTGAAAGCTGCGGAAAATGCAGGTTTACGTAGCATATGGAAAATTAGAAATCAAGAAGTCGAAAGCCAATTTCCAACATTTAGCGATTTCACTGAACTCATTTTCATAATTGAGAAGCTACAGTAAAGAAGTGATTTATTATTTAAATTAGTAATGAAAGACTGCGTCCCCGTAAAAATAAAGAGCTGAAACTGAACTGATTGTTTCTGTAAAAACCGATGCCTGTTCTTTTTAAAATGAACGATAGAGGATAGGACATAATATAACGTTTTGTTTAAAAGACAAATGATATTTAGAATAAGCGAAAAAAATATATGGAGATACTTTGAAAATCAAAAAATATTTTCTGCGTGTGATGCAATGCTGTCGAGGTCTTCCTTGTCCTATAGGAGAGAGGCATAGGCGAGACCCCGGTGCATAAGCGTCTGAAGGCTCACCAGCCGCCTTAAGATAAGCGCAGTATATTTCTGAAGCGGGTTTTCAAAATCTATTCAGACGGGTTTAACTTTTGTGTAAAAACCTTTGTCTCAACTTCTTTTGTTATCCTATAAATTAGCATGTAGCATACCATTGTTGCTGACTTCTGTAATTATTTTAGTCATTTCTTCAGTTGACTCCTTCATTCCATCTTCTAGCCAACGCTCAATGACGTTAATACTACCACTAATCACATATAGACTAATATACTTGGAACGGGTTTTATTGGATATTATATGGTCATGAGTTAATGAACTCATGATATGCGACTGGGCAGCTTCCATTACTCTATGCTGAAAACCCTTGTTACCATGTTCACTAAAAAGAATTCGGAAATGCTCACTTCTATTAACTACATAGTCCAGTAAGTATTTTGCCATTGCAAACATTTCTTTTTTATTTTGATAATTATATTGCAGTAAACTTTGATCCAATTCTTCAATTATCTCTTCTTCAATATGATTAAGTAAATCATATTGATCCGTGAAATGGCTATAAAAAGTGGAGCGATTGATATCCGCTTGAGAACATAGTTCTTTAATAGTAATAGAAGAAATGGGTTTCTCATTTAAAAGTTCCATTAAACTGTTTTTTAATACCATTCGAGTATATTTTTTTCTTCGATCTAATTTCTTTTCCATATAAAAACCCTTTCATTTTGTGTTTTCCAACATTTTTCAGATAAGTGTTGTTAAAGTAACACAAGTTAAACAACTGTTTGTTGTGTAACTAACATCATGTATATATAATGTTAATGTAAAATCATTAAATCATCAAGATGTGGGGAAATTACATTGTCAAATATAATTATTCGATTTAAAAAATCTGTGGTCATTCTGTTCTTCGTATTAATGGTGATCTCAGCAGTTGCTTTCTTATTTGTAGATGTTAATTATAATATGCAAGATTATTTACCAGAGGATGCAGAATCAACTGTAGGATTAGACGTAATGGATGAAGAGTTTTCAAGCGGTGTTACTAATACGAATGTAATGATTGAGAATGTCACGATTCAAGAAGCAATAGACTATAAGCAAGAAATAGAGTCACTTGATGGTGTCACCGAGGTGTTATGGCTAGATGATGTCGTCGACCTGCGTGAACCAATCGAAGTGGCTGATACTGATACTGTAGAGAATTACTATAAGGATAATAAGGCACTTTTGGCTGTTACGATAGAAAGTGGTAAAGAAGTAGAAGCTACCGATCAAATTTACGAACTAATCGGTGAAGAAAATGCCATCTCTGGTGAAGCAGCGAATACAGCGACACAACAGAAGATGGCTGGTAGTGAAACAATGTATGCTGCAGCTTTACTAATCCCGATTATTGTTATCATACTTGTTCTATCGACAAATTCATGGTTAGAACCGGTATTTTTCCTAACTGCAATTGGTGTATCTGTACTGATTAACCTAGGTACAAATATCTTTGTAGGTGAAGTTTCTTTTATTACTCAATCGGTAGCGCCAATCTTACAACTAGCAGTCTCACTGGATTATGCCATATTCCTATTACATAGTTTCCAGGATTATCGTAATAGGGGAAATAGGCCTGAAGAAGCTATGAAACTGGCAATGAAAGAATCTTTCCCAGTTGTTAGTGCTAGTGCCTTAACTACTTTCTTTGGATTCACAGCTCTAATGTTTATGGACTTTGGAATTGGTGCTGATTTAGGATTAAGTCTTGTTAAAGGTATTTTATTGAGTTTCATTAGTGTCATGGTGTTTCTACCAGCATTAACATTATTATTCTATCCTTTGATTGATAAAACACAGCATAAATCACTTATTCCAAGTTTCAAAGGTGTAGGAAAGAAATTAATCAAATTACGAATTCCGGTATTTATTCTTATAGCACTGGTAATTGTTCCGAGTTTTCTTGCTCAAAGTAGTACTGAATTCACTTATGGTATGGGTGAGCAGCCAGAAAACACTCGCTTAGGTTCTGATATAAATCAGATTGAAGAGATTTTTGGAGAATCAACATCTGTCGTTCTATTAGTGCCAAATAATGATATTGGAAAAGAACAAGAAATGATACAAGAAATTGATACGATAGACCATGTAACATCTGTTGTGGGTTACGCTAATATGGTTGGAAGTACAATTCCACAGGATTATTTAGAGGAAAATGTAACCGAACAATTTCTTTCGGAAAACTACAGCAGAATTATTATTAATACTGACGTTGGTGCAGAAGGAGATGTACCATTTTCGTTAGTTGAAGAAGTTCGAAATGTAGCCTCCTCTTATTATGGAGATGAAGCATTAACGCTTGGAGAAAGTGTTGCGCTCTATGATATGAAAGAAACGGTCACGGCGGATAACAAATTAGTTAATATCCTTACAATTGTAACTATAGCAATTGTTTTGTTATTCAGCTTCCGTTCGATATCTATACCTGTTGTATTATTGCTGACTATACAATCAGCTGTATGGATTAACTTATCAGTACCATATTTTACAGATACATCCCTCGTATTTGTAGGATATTTAATTGTGAGTACGGTACAATTAGCTGCAACGGTAGATTATGCAATTCTTTTAACCGAGACGTATAAACAAAATCGTAAAGATATGGCCGCCTTACCTGCCATTAAAAAGACGATTGATGATAAATTATTCTCGATAGCGGTGTCTGCATCGATACTATCTAGTGTAGGATTTATTTTGTGGTTAACTTCATCGAATCCGATTGTAGGATCGATTGGTCTATTGCTAGGTAGAGGGGCGTTATTAGCCTTTATTCTAGTAATTACATTATTACCAGCATTACTTGTTATTGGAGATAAGTTGATATGGAAGACTACACTCGGTACGAGAGTTTATAAGGAGGAAAAGCATGAAGATAATTAAATGGTTATGGCTTACACTAGCAATCTTTTTCTTTCCTGTATTGATTACAAATGCAGAAGCGAATACTTCTGATTCTAATAATATAGATAGTGAAAATACAGAAGCTGGAGAGATTTCTAGCAAAAATGAAGTTATTTATGCAAATTTACAAGCCGGTGGAAGCTTGAAAGATATGTATGTTGTTAATGCTTTTGAATTATCAAAGCCTGGTTTGATTGAGGATTATGGTAATTATCAAGGTGTGAAAAATCTAACAGATACGTCACCTGTAGAACAGAATGATAATAAGATTTCTATGATAGCAGAAAATGATACTTTTTATTATCAAGGCAATATTGCTAAAGAGTTACCTTGGGCTTTTGATA encodes:
- a CDS encoding DUF6171 family protein translates to MSCKGCNRKTDFSSIQVDELVKEQLALEEDLVDDAIFEHRLDKCNQCTALLNQTTCSYCGCFVKFRARLAYKTCPYPSGGKWDI
- a CDS encoding amidase, whose protein sequence is MRIKAMMNNTVAIFVLSFTLLIGVAFTPTVFAEEQFSLEEITVKELKQGYQDGDFTVEEVVAAYLEKIEQYENTYNAFTFMNEDALEQAKEMDQRIQSGEAEGELAGVPIVIKEAVDVAGFPSTFGWEGFSKANGGVEIMPEVDAPIVQELKEAGAIILGKTNIPAFSASGTNASSSWAGDTYNAVNPKFAPGGSSSGTATAISGNFAVLGIAEETGGSIQNPAAAQGIVGVKPTFGLVTSAGTTPLAANTRDVLGPHARTVEDAAAMLDVIAGQNDQDENTEQAVIPEEGYSSSLDASSLEGKRLGVYGDGWRDEELSKETQEMYDREIKELEAQGAEIVEDPFANSGFKEFVEESGNIGYDALVSDMQSYLDRMDLDGNMPTISEIFNQVEEVPWAEGGPLNHFKEERGINFEEDLKDPYEVPDQNEFEEVRNKYIEIIDQVMEENDLDGFVYPQMSQETPLLHDEEGSIEATTVSEINISGLPLVTVPAGYYESGSPFALAFFGKQWSEAELLAMAYDYEQATQHREAPALQEGEELPQTATNNLNYVMFGAMIIVVGVILLTSKRIAIRRAN
- the rsgA gene encoding ribosome small subunit-dependent GTPase A — encoded protein: MNLNEFQQKYAYREEINYNGQMDLLARVVTEQKERYILQTINGSKPAVIKGKLRHEAISREDYPAVGDWVTLQEKDSNDIVIIDKVLPRFSSIVRKVAGLKTDAQIVASNVTKVFIVISADEKLNERKLERYLTAVWESGASPCIIFSKVDLASDIDTNIEHADSIAFGIPIFKWNATTEEGKENILANIHEDDSVVLIGSSGAGKSTLINALLTEKVLKTGSVREDDKRGRHTTTHRELFILPTGGVIIDTPGMRELQLWTEDGDTLSHTFSDINNLIAECRFTDCKHDTEPSCAVKEALQTGDLDEGRWNSYLKLQRELAYIERKQNAKLASEEKKKWKKISMQHKKKR
- a CDS encoding GNAT family N-acetyltransferase, whose amino-acid sequence is MEYVLLEPLKLEDAYELLSFEKENKDYFERFVPSRGEDFYDHYSFMHRMENLIKEQKAGIGIYFLIKNNHGNILGRINVAEFDRESGHGILGYRIGKLYIKQGIASKALQMLLDNADTLAIHSLSAQTTIENKGSQKVLLRNGFVEDTSVAKYKVSFNNSTDDLITYRWVR
- a CDS encoding DinB family protein, which encodes MLKFFEYNWQVRDEWLNWCETLPEDELFKRRVGGVNSIHYTLFHIIEVEYSWLRAIQEKQDVPINYKDYSSIASLQSLSKECRLEIASFFVDNPTFDSNKQVQPEWEKTSLSIQDILYHIIVHEIHHIGQLSIWAREIGLEPVSANFVDRDMIQVSHYLE
- a CDS encoding HAD family hydrolase; translated protein: MIKAVLFDLDNTLLDRDESIIRFIESQYSRMKYIFIDISQYYYVNRFIELDKQGYEPKEKVYNVLTQELSLPVFARDLLYEDYMNHFHQYCVPFSHIIDTLSNLKQSGYQLGIITNGLTDFQSASIKALRIERFFDLILISEKEKIKKPNAKIFQRALNRLQLSPEEAIFIGDHYENDVKAAENAGLRSIWKIRNQEVESQFPTFSDFTELIFIIEKLQ
- a CDS encoding TetR/AcrR family transcriptional regulator, with amino-acid sequence MEKKLDRRKKYTRMVLKNSLMELLNEKPISSITIKELCSQADINRSTFYSHFTDQYDLLNHIEEEIIEELDQSLLQYNYQNKKEMFAMAKYLLDYVVNRSEHFRILFSEHGNKGFQHRVMEAAQSHIMSSLTHDHIISNKTRSKYISLYVISGSINVIERWLEDGMKESTEEMTKIITEVSNNGMLHANL
- a CDS encoding efflux RND transporter permease subunit; the protein is MSNIIIRFKKSVVILFFVLMVISAVAFLFVDVNYNMQDYLPEDAESTVGLDVMDEEFSSGVTNTNVMIENVTIQEAIDYKQEIESLDGVTEVLWLDDVVDLREPIEVADTDTVENYYKDNKALLAVTIESGKEVEATDQIYELIGEENAISGEAANTATQQKMAGSETMYAAALLIPIIVIILVLSTNSWLEPVFFLTAIGVSVLINLGTNIFVGEVSFITQSVAPILQLAVSLDYAIFLLHSFQDYRNRGNRPEEAMKLAMKESFPVVSASALTTFFGFTALMFMDFGIGADLGLSLVKGILLSFISVMVFLPALTLLFYPLIDKTQHKSLIPSFKGVGKKLIKLRIPVFILIALVIVPSFLAQSSTEFTYGMGEQPENTRLGSDINQIEEIFGESTSVVLLVPNNDIGKEQEMIQEIDTIDHVTSVVGYANMVGSTIPQDYLEENVTEQFLSENYSRIIINTDVGAEGDVPFSLVEEVRNVASSYYGDEALTLGESVALYDMKETVTADNKLVNILTIVTIAIVLLFSFRSISIPVVLLLTIQSAVWINLSVPYFTDTSLVFVGYLIVSTVQLAATVDYAILLTETYKQNRKDMAALPAIKKTIDDKLFSIAVSASILSSVGFILWLTSSNPIVGSIGLLLGRGALLAFILVITLLPALLVIGDKLIWKTTLGTRVYKEEKHEDN